The following are encoded together in the Halomonas halophila genome:
- a CDS encoding DMT family transporter gives MPLKDLALGLGVIVIWALNIIVIKLGVTELPPLLLTTLRFALVAALLVPFHPVSRARLPFLALLSVTFGTLHFALLFIGLGQAEAGTGALLVQMGTPFATLLAVIFLKEKLGPRRLAGLLLSFAGVVVLAGGPTLPAPLPTALLLASALAWAVSQLLIKQGPPVPPMALAGWIALFATPQVALGSWWFEQAHWAALTEAGWRGWGAVLYTAVMSSIVAYGIWYGLLRRHPVNRVVPLMLLMPVLAVALGMLLLGDPLGPNKLIGGGLVVAGIALIVVRFRGRLSRRAAE, from the coding sequence GTGCCCCTCAAGGACCTGGCCCTGGGACTGGGCGTCATCGTCATCTGGGCGCTCAACATCATCGTCATCAAGCTCGGCGTGACCGAGCTTCCGCCACTGCTGCTGACCACCCTGCGCTTCGCCCTGGTGGCCGCCCTGCTGGTGCCCTTCCATCCGGTGTCACGGGCGCGCTTGCCGTTCCTGGCGCTGCTGTCGGTGACCTTCGGCACCCTGCACTTCGCCCTGCTGTTCATCGGCCTCGGCCAGGCCGAGGCCGGTACCGGCGCCCTGCTGGTGCAGATGGGCACGCCCTTCGCCACCCTGCTGGCAGTGATATTTCTCAAGGAGAAGCTGGGCCCGCGGCGGCTGGCGGGCCTGCTGCTGTCGTTCGCCGGCGTGGTGGTGCTGGCCGGCGGCCCGACGCTGCCCGCCCCGCTGCCCACCGCCCTGCTGCTGGCCAGCGCCCTGGCCTGGGCGGTGTCGCAGCTATTGATCAAGCAGGGCCCGCCGGTGCCCCCCATGGCGCTGGCCGGCTGGATCGCGCTGTTCGCCACCCCGCAGGTGGCGCTGGGATCCTGGTGGTTCGAGCAGGCGCACTGGGCCGCCCTGACCGAGGCCGGCTGGCGCGGCTGGGGCGCGGTGCTCTACACGGCGGTGATGTCGTCGATCGTCGCCTACGGCATCTGGTACGGCCTGCTGCGGCGCCACCCGGTCAACCGCGTGGTGCCGCTGATGCTGCTGATGCCGGTGCTGGCGGTGGCGCTGGGCATGCTGCTGCTGGGCGACCCGCTCGGCCCCAACAAGCTGATCGGCGGCGGCCTGGTGGTGGCCGGCATCGCCCTGATCGTGGTGCGCTTCCGTGGCCGCCTCTCACGCCGGGCAGCAGAATGA
- a CDS encoding outer membrane protein OmpK, protein MPIKTTAPLALAAALFAAQGASAAVYSTTKVEALYGWDYEDTADAGFGIDNAEHAIFTVANATGWTYGDSFFFADFTNLDQGSASEQDHGSTHAEWNLRGNIGKATGLDLSVGPLTGLYLTGQLDIDRNASVRKTTHMAGLSADVAMPGFDFFKVYALYRDDETAEGSAMQYTAAWNAPFRLGGADFSFEGFIDVITEEGDLATQVLTQPQLVWHATEHLGVGLEYQYWENKFGLEHTDESLPQAMIRWTF, encoded by the coding sequence ATGCCCATCAAGACCACCGCCCCGCTCGCCCTTGCCGCCGCGCTGTTCGCGGCCCAGGGCGCCAGCGCCGCCGTCTACAGCACCACCAAGGTCGAGGCGCTCTACGGCTGGGACTACGAGGACACCGCCGACGCCGGCTTCGGCATCGACAACGCCGAGCACGCCATCTTCACCGTGGCCAACGCCACCGGCTGGACCTACGGCGACAGCTTCTTCTTCGCCGATTTCACCAACCTCGACCAGGGCAGCGCGAGCGAGCAGGACCATGGCAGCACCCACGCGGAGTGGAACCTGCGCGGCAATATCGGCAAGGCCACCGGCCTCGATCTGTCCGTCGGCCCGCTGACCGGCCTCTATCTGACCGGCCAGCTGGACATCGACCGCAACGCGTCCGTGCGCAAGACCACCCACATGGCAGGGCTTTCCGCCGACGTGGCGATGCCGGGCTTCGATTTTTTCAAGGTGTACGCCTTGTATCGCGACGACGAGACCGCCGAGGGCAGCGCGATGCAGTACACGGCGGCCTGGAACGCGCCGTTCCGACTGGGCGGCGCCGACTTCAGCTTCGAGGGCTTCATCGACGTCATCACCGAGGAAGGCGATCTCGCCACCCAGGTGCTGACCCAGCCACAGCTGGTCTGGCACGCCACCGAGCACCTCGGCGTGGGGCTGGAATATCAGTACTGGGAGAACAAGTTCGGCCTCGAGCACACCGACGAGTCGCTGCCCCAGGCCATGATCCGCTGGACCTTCTGA
- a CDS encoding DctP family TRAP transporter solute-binding subunit — MPTSRSLGRLAATLAGAALLTSTLTAQARELSVSTVLSDAFPWGQAAEKWAELVEERSDGELTLRVYPNAQLVSGDQTREFSAMRSGLIDLAVGSTINWSPQVPALNLFSLPFFLPDEDAVDAVTGGEAGDMIFSAIEDKGVVPLGWGENGFRQLSNSRTDIDAPSDLEGLKIRVVGSPLFQDTFTALGANPTQMSWADAKPALTTGAVDGQENPLSVFDVARIDQVGQAHLTLWNYMNDPLVFAANRQVWGSLSEEQQQMLRETAVEAGAWEIAKTREEQAGRLAAIRERGVTVTELDESQYQAFVEATESVHDTWVPRIGEEIVEAARRDIDAP; from the coding sequence ATGCCCACCTCCCGCTCTCTCGGGCGTCTCGCCGCCACCCTGGCCGGCGCCGCCCTGCTGACCTCGACGCTGACCGCCCAGGCCCGCGAGCTTTCCGTCTCCACCGTGCTGTCCGACGCCTTCCCCTGGGGGCAGGCCGCCGAGAAGTGGGCGGAACTGGTGGAGGAACGCTCCGACGGCGAGCTGACCCTGCGCGTCTATCCCAACGCCCAGCTGGTCAGTGGCGACCAGACCCGCGAGTTCTCTGCCATGCGTTCCGGACTGATCGATCTGGCCGTGGGCTCGACCATCAACTGGTCGCCCCAGGTGCCGGCGCTCAATCTCTTTTCGCTGCCGTTCTTCCTCCCCGACGAGGACGCCGTGGACGCGGTGACCGGCGGCGAAGCCGGCGACATGATCTTCTCCGCCATCGAGGACAAGGGCGTGGTGCCGCTGGGCTGGGGCGAGAACGGCTTCCGCCAGCTCTCCAATTCCCGCACCGACATCGATGCGCCGAGCGATCTCGAGGGCCTGAAGATCCGGGTGGTGGGCTCGCCGCTGTTCCAGGACACCTTCACCGCACTGGGTGCCAACCCGACCCAGATGAGCTGGGCGGATGCCAAGCCGGCGTTGACCACCGGCGCCGTGGACGGTCAGGAGAACCCGCTGTCGGTGTTCGACGTGGCGCGCATCGATCAGGTCGGCCAGGCCCACCTGACGCTGTGGAACTACATGAACGACCCGCTGGTGTTCGCCGCCAACCGCCAGGTGTGGGGCTCGCTGTCCGAGGAGCAGCAGCAGATGCTGCGCGAGACCGCCGTTGAGGCCGGCGCCTGGGAGATCGCCAAGACCCGCGAGGAGCAGGCCGGGCGCCTGGCGGCGATCCGCGAGCGCGGCGTGACCGTCACCGAGCTCGACGAGAGTCAGTACCAGGCCTTCGTCGAGGCGACCGAGAGCGTTCACGACACCTGGGTGCCGCGCATCGGCGAGGAGATCGTCGAGGCCGCCCGCCGCGACATCGACGCGCCCTGA
- a CDS encoding TRAP transporter small permease: MKRPDARLERVLATLAILIIGLISLANVVVRYVTDASFAFTEEFSVFLLVLLTFAGASVALRRHRHIRIALLERALPPGPRRALILFQGLCGLVVLGLVAWYGGKLAWQEYQWETLSPGLGLPQWWYLVWLPLLAGLMLWRQCQQTLDRLRGGLDDES, encoded by the coding sequence ATGAAACGTCCCGACGCAAGACTCGAGCGCGTGCTCGCGACCCTGGCCATCCTGATCATCGGCCTGATCAGCCTGGCCAACGTGGTGGTGCGCTACGTCACCGACGCCTCCTTCGCCTTCACCGAGGAATTCTCGGTGTTCCTGCTGGTGCTGCTGACCTTCGCCGGCGCCTCGGTGGCGCTGCGCCGCCATCGCCATATCCGCATCGCCCTGCTGGAGCGGGCCCTGCCGCCGGGGCCGCGGCGCGCGCTGATCCTGTTCCAGGGCCTGTGCGGGCTGGTCGTGCTGGGGCTGGTGGCCTGGTACGGCGGCAAGCTGGCGTGGCAGGAATACCAGTGGGAGACCCTGTCGCCGGGCCTGGGACTGCCCCAGTGGTGGTACCTGGTATGGCTGCCGCTGCTCGCCGGGCTGATGCTGTGGCGCCAGTGCCAGCAGACCCTCGACCGCCTGCGCGGAGGGCTCGACGATGAGTCCTGA
- a CDS encoding TRAP transporter large permease codes for MSPDLWMLLAFAGLLIAGVPVAFSLGLSGAVGIVAGLSPAMLATLGTNTYNSVAKYPLIAIPLFILTGLIFERAGVAARLVRFAQALIGPRHGGLALVAVLVCMIMGGMSGSGPADAAAVAMVMLPSMTKAGYPRPFSATLIAASASTAILIPPSVALILYSIVVPGVDLRALFAAGLFPGMLAGAALLVPAWWLSKRNGWEAPGETERPPIGESFRQAIPALFAPVLILGGLRSGLFTPTEAAVVAVAYGVVVGLWLTRELGWRDLWALLGEAAVISGVVMLIIALAGIFAWAGTMLGTFRHLAEWVIGLSDNGTLLLVLIMLAVLLAGMLLDAISIYLIMMPILVPVMQHFGWNPVWFGILLAMNIAIGQFTPPVAVNLMVTTEVARVRLEQTVGWALVFVAAMASALALVVIFPQLALWLPELLGYNV; via the coding sequence ATGAGTCCTGACCTGTGGATGCTGCTGGCCTTCGCCGGCCTGCTGATCGCCGGGGTACCGGTGGCCTTCTCGCTGGGGCTGTCCGGGGCGGTGGGCATCGTCGCCGGGCTGTCGCCGGCGATGCTGGCGACGCTGGGCACCAACACCTACAACAGCGTCGCCAAGTACCCGCTGATCGCCATTCCGCTGTTCATCCTCACCGGGCTGATCTTCGAGCGTGCCGGGGTGGCGGCGCGACTGGTGCGCTTCGCCCAGGCGCTGATCGGCCCGCGCCACGGGGGCCTGGCGCTGGTGGCGGTGCTGGTGTGCATGATCATGGGCGGCATGAGCGGCTCCGGCCCGGCCGATGCCGCGGCCGTGGCCATGGTGATGCTGCCCAGCATGACCAAGGCCGGTTATCCCAGGCCCTTCTCGGCGACGCTGATCGCGGCGTCGGCCTCCACGGCGATCCTGATTCCGCCCTCGGTGGCGCTGATCCTGTATTCCATCGTGGTGCCGGGAGTGGACCTGCGGGCGCTGTTCGCCGCGGGCCTGTTTCCGGGCATGCTGGCCGGGGCGGCGCTGCTGGTGCCGGCCTGGTGGCTGTCGAAGCGTAACGGCTGGGAGGCCCCCGGCGAGACGGAGCGTCCGCCGATCGGCGAGAGCTTCCGCCAGGCGATCCCGGCGCTGTTCGCCCCGGTGCTGATCCTCGGCGGGCTGCGCTCGGGACTGTTCACGCCCACCGAGGCGGCGGTGGTGGCGGTGGCCTATGGCGTGGTGGTGGGCCTGTGGCTGACCCGCGAGCTCGGCTGGCGCGACCTCTGGGCGCTGCTCGGCGAGGCCGCGGTGATCTCCGGGGTGGTGATGCTGATCATCGCCCTGGCCGGCATCTTCGCCTGGGCCGGCACCATGCTGGGCACCTTCCGCCACCTGGCGGAGTGGGTGATCGGGCTGTCGGACAACGGCACGCTGCTGCTGGTGCTGATCATGCTGGCGGTGCTGCTGGCCGGGATGCTGCTGGATGCCATCTCGATCTACCTGATCATGATGCCGATCCTGGTGCCGGTGATGCAGCACTTCGGCTGGAACCCGGTGTGGTTCGGCATCCTGCTGGCGATGAACATCGCCATCGGCCAGTTCACGCCGCCGGTGGCGGTCAACCTGATGGTCACCACCGAGGTGGCGCGGGTGCGCCTGGAGCAGACCGTGGGCTGGGCGCTGGTGTTCGTGGCGGCCATGGCCAGCGCGCTGGCGCTGGTGGTGATCTTCCCGCAGCTCGCCCTGTGGTTGCCGGAGCTGTTGGGCTACAACGTCTGA
- a CDS encoding macro domain-containing protein encodes MHAHASRIECRQGDIARQDDIEAVVNAANARLMSGGGVAGALHRAAGPELAEACAPLAPIHPGEAVITDAFGLPNRHVIHCLGPVYGVDEPSDALLADCYRHALELAQRHDIESLAFPALSTGAFGYPAAEAARIALSTVLTTLPHCPAVRQVRFVLFDAAGAELHRHTLEALSAG; translated from the coding sequence ATGCACGCCCACGCATCGCGCATCGAATGCCGTCAGGGCGACATCGCCCGGCAGGACGACATCGAGGCGGTGGTCAACGCCGCCAACGCCCGGCTGATGAGCGGCGGTGGGGTGGCCGGCGCCCTGCACCGCGCCGCCGGCCCCGAGCTCGCCGAGGCCTGCGCGCCCCTGGCGCCGATCCATCCCGGCGAGGCCGTGATCACCGACGCCTTCGGCCTGCCCAACCGCCATGTCATTCACTGCCTGGGGCCGGTCTACGGCGTCGATGAGCCCTCCGACGCGCTGCTGGCCGACTGCTACCGCCACGCCCTGGAACTGGCGCAGCGGCATGACATCGAGAGCCTCGCCTTTCCGGCGCTGTCCACCGGCGCCTTCGGCTATCCGGCGGCCGAGGCGGCGCGCATCGCCCTGTCCACCGTGCTCACCACCCTGCCCCACTGTCCGGCGGTCAGGCAGGTACGCTTCGTGCTGTTCGACGCCGCCGGCGCCGAGCTGCATCGGCACACCCTCGAGGCCCTGAGCGCAGGCTGA
- a CDS encoding TAXI family TRAP transporter solute-binding subunit: MKRHAFSTAAFSGALLGAAMFASPAMAQDEEQFITIGTGGQTGVYYVVGQSVCRLVNRLDDANIKCNAPSTGGSVANINGIKSGELDMGVVQSDVQFQAYNGTGNFEDEAYDKLRAVFRVHGEPLTILARADADIETLDDLEGKRVNIGNPGSGQRNTMEVVMDAKGWTQDSFSLASQLDAAEMASALADNNIDAMAYVVGHPNGAIQEATTTVDSRLVPLNDEDVQGIVDEYPYYSMSVIPGGLYKGNPDDVETFGVAATFVTDSDTSDEVVYQTVKAIFDNFDRFKQLHPAFANLDPQEMVTQGLSAPLHEGAARYYREQGWIE; this comes from the coding sequence ATGAAACGCCATGCTTTCTCCACCGCCGCCTTCTCCGGTGCGCTGCTGGGTGCTGCCATGTTCGCGTCGCCGGCCATGGCGCAGGACGAAGAGCAGTTCATCACCATCGGCACCGGTGGCCAGACCGGCGTGTACTACGTGGTCGGCCAGTCCGTCTGCCGCCTGGTCAATCGTCTCGACGACGCCAACATCAAGTGCAACGCGCCCTCCACCGGCGGTTCCGTGGCCAACATCAACGGCATCAAGTCCGGTGAGCTGGACATGGGCGTGGTGCAGTCCGACGTCCAGTTCCAGGCCTACAACGGCACCGGCAACTTCGAGGACGAGGCCTACGACAAGCTGCGGGCCGTCTTCCGCGTGCACGGCGAGCCGCTGACCATCCTGGCCCGCGCCGACGCCGACATCGAGACCCTCGACGATCTGGAAGGCAAGCGCGTCAACATCGGCAACCCGGGCTCCGGCCAGCGCAACACCATGGAAGTGGTGATGGACGCCAAGGGCTGGACCCAGGATTCCTTCTCGCTGGCCTCCCAGCTGGATGCCGCCGAGATGGCCTCCGCCCTGGCCGACAACAACATCGACGCCATGGCCTACGTGGTCGGCCACCCCAACGGCGCGATCCAGGAAGCCACCACCACCGTCGATTCGCGCCTGGTGCCGCTCAACGACGAGGACGTCCAGGGCATCGTCGACGAGTATCCCTACTACTCCATGTCGGTGATCCCGGGCGGGCTCTACAAGGGTAACCCGGACGACGTCGAGACCTTCGGCGTGGCGGCCACCTTCGTGACCGATTCCGATACCAGCGACGAGGTGGTCTACCAGACCGTCAAGGCGATCTTCGACAACTTCGATCGCTTCAAGCAGCTGCACCCGGCCTTCGCCAACCTGGACCCGCAGGAAATGGTCACCCAGGGGCTCTCGGCACCGCTCCACGAAGGGGCCGCGCGCTACTACCGCGAACAGGGCTGGATCGAGTGA
- a CDS encoding TRAP transporter permease, whose product MTDDKTRAPGAEVDLEDMVASSDSGARKPAGTPGKLLVSIAAVWSLFQLWIASPIPFVLGFGVFNATEARSIHLAFALFLAYMAYPALKRSPRDRIPLLDWGLAFAAAFCGAYMFMFYEQLAQRPGAPITQDVIVGVIGIVLLLEATRRALGPPLMIVALVFLVYSLAGPWMPGILAHGGVSLNGLVNHQWLTTQGVFGIALGVSTSFVFLFVLFGALLDKAGAGNYFIKVAFSLLGHYRGGPAKAAVVASGMTGLISGSSIANVVTTGTFTVPMMKRVGFPAEKAGAVEVASSVNGQIMPPVMGAAAFLMVEYVGISYVEVIKHAFLPALISYIALVYIVHLEALKANMQGLESSNPPKPLVRKAVGFLAGLLLMMITALVVYYGLGWLKPVLGDATPWVVAVVLAAVYVSLLKLASGYPELELDDPDEPVYKLPQTRPTVMVGLQYILPVIVLIWCLMVERLSPGLSAFWATVFMVFIMITQRPITAMFRHRSNLAADVREGFHDLWDGLVTGARNMIGIGIATATAGIIVGAVSQTGVGLVLADVVEILSMGNLLLILLLTAVLSLILGMGLPTTANYIVVSALLAPVIVQLGEQNGLLVPLIAVHLFVFYFGIMADVTPPVGLASFAAAAVSGGDPIRTGFQAFYYSLRTAALPFLFIFNTDLLLIDVSLLQGILIFVVATVAMLIFAAATQGFMIARNRWYESLLLLLVAFTLFRPGFWMDMIHDPYQDVPPAQFVEALGNADPDSSLRLQISGLDAYGDPMTTYMTLPVPDGETGEDRLSNLGLMLNVEDDRAMVDMVTYGSEAAKLGFDFDQEIIQVQAPVDRWTKEWMWIPAFLVLALVVMLQRRRRDRGGKPISA is encoded by the coding sequence ATGACTGACGACAAGACAAGGGCGCCGGGCGCCGAGGTCGATCTGGAGGACATGGTCGCCTCCAGCGACTCGGGGGCGCGCAAGCCGGCGGGAACGCCGGGCAAGCTGCTGGTGAGCATCGCCGCGGTCTGGTCGCTGTTCCAGCTGTGGATCGCCTCGCCGATCCCCTTCGTGCTGGGATTCGGTGTCTTCAACGCCACCGAGGCGCGCTCCATCCACCTGGCCTTCGCGCTGTTCCTGGCCTACATGGCCTATCCGGCCCTCAAGCGCTCGCCGCGGGATCGCATCCCGCTGCTGGACTGGGGCCTGGCCTTCGCCGCGGCGTTCTGCGGCGCCTACATGTTCATGTTCTACGAACAGCTGGCCCAGCGCCCCGGCGCGCCGATCACCCAGGACGTGATCGTCGGCGTGATCGGCATCGTGCTGCTGCTCGAGGCGACGCGCCGTGCCCTGGGGCCGCCGCTGATGATCGTGGCCCTGGTGTTCCTCGTCTACAGCTTGGCCGGGCCCTGGATGCCGGGTATCCTCGCCCACGGCGGGGTCAGCCTCAACGGGCTGGTCAACCACCAGTGGCTGACCACCCAGGGGGTGTTCGGCATCGCCCTGGGCGTGTCGACCAGCTTCGTGTTCCTGTTCGTGCTGTTCGGTGCCCTGCTCGACAAGGCCGGGGCCGGCAACTACTTCATCAAGGTCGCCTTCTCGCTGCTCGGCCACTATCGCGGCGGTCCGGCCAAGGCCGCCGTGGTGGCCTCCGGCATGACCGGCCTGATCTCCGGCTCCTCGATCGCCAACGTGGTGACCACCGGTACCTTCACCGTGCCGATGATGAAGCGCGTCGGCTTCCCGGCCGAGAAGGCCGGCGCCGTGGAGGTGGCCTCCTCGGTCAACGGCCAGATCATGCCGCCGGTGATGGGCGCCGCGGCCTTCCTGATGGTCGAGTATGTCGGCATCTCCTACGTGGAGGTGATCAAGCATGCCTTCCTGCCGGCGCTGATTTCCTATATCGCGCTGGTCTATATCGTCCACCTGGAGGCCCTCAAGGCCAACATGCAGGGCCTCGAGAGCAGCAATCCGCCGAAGCCGCTGGTGCGCAAGGCGGTGGGTTTCCTGGCCGGGCTGCTGCTGATGATGATCACCGCCCTGGTGGTCTACTACGGCCTCGGCTGGCTCAAGCCGGTGCTCGGCGATGCCACGCCCTGGGTGGTCGCCGTGGTGCTGGCCGCGGTCTACGTGAGCCTGCTCAAGCTGGCCTCGGGCTATCCGGAGCTGGAGCTCGATGACCCCGACGAGCCGGTCTACAAGCTGCCCCAGACCCGCCCCACGGTGATGGTCGGCCTGCAGTACATCCTGCCGGTGATCGTGCTGATCTGGTGCCTGATGGTGGAACGCCTGTCGCCTGGGCTGTCGGCCTTCTGGGCCACGGTGTTCATGGTCTTCATCATGATCACCCAGCGCCCGATCACGGCCATGTTCCGTCACCGCAGCAACCTGGCGGCGGACGTGCGCGAAGGCTTCCACGACCTCTGGGACGGCCTGGTCACCGGTGCCCGCAACATGATCGGCATCGGCATCGCCACCGCCACGGCGGGCATCATCGTCGGCGCCGTGTCCCAGACCGGCGTGGGCCTGGTACTGGCCGATGTGGTGGAGATCCTCTCCATGGGCAACCTGCTGCTGATCCTGCTGCTCACCGCGGTGCTCAGCCTGATCCTCGGCATGGGCCTGCCCACCACGGCCAACTACATCGTGGTGTCGGCGCTGCTGGCGCCGGTGATCGTCCAGCTCGGCGAGCAGAACGGCCTGCTGGTGCCGCTGATCGCGGTGCACCTGTTCGTGTTCTACTTCGGCATCATGGCCGACGTGACGCCGCCGGTGGGGCTGGCCTCGTTCGCCGCGGCGGCGGTCTCCGGGGGCGACCCGATCCGTACCGGCTTCCAGGCGTTCTACTACAGCCTGCGGACTGCGGCGCTGCCGTTCCTGTTCATCTTCAACACCGACCTGCTGCTGATCGATGTCTCGCTGTTGCAGGGCATCCTGATCTTCGTGGTGGCGACGGTGGCGATGCTGATCTTCGCGGCGGCGACCCAGGGCTTCATGATCGCCCGCAATCGCTGGTACGAGTCGCTGCTGCTGCTGCTGGTGGCCTTCACGCTGTTCCGCCCGGGCTTCTGGATGGACATGATCCATGATCCCTACCAGGACGTGCCGCCGGCGCAGTTCGTCGAGGCGCTGGGCAACGCCGACCCCGACTCCTCGCTGCGCCTGCAGATCAGCGGCCTGGACGCCTACGGCGATCCGATGACCACCTACATGACGCTGCCGGTGCCGGACGGCGAGACCGGCGAGGATCGCCTGTCGAACCTGGGGCTGATGCTCAATGTCGAGGACGATCGTGCCATGGTCGACATGGTCACCTACGGCAGCGAGGCGGCGAAGCTCGGCTTCGACTTCGACCAGGAAATCATCCAGGTGCAGGCGCCGGTGGATCGCTGGACCAAGGAGTGGATGTGGATTCCCGCCTTCCTGGTGCTGGCCCTGGTGGTGATGCTTCAGCGGCGGCGCCGCGATCGCGGTGGCAAGCCGATCTCGGCCTGA
- a CDS encoding universal stress protein has translation MYSKILLPVDLNEEASWSKALPTALALCKSFGASLHVVTVMPDYRMPLVGAYFPEDFAAKAHQEVTKAQHEFIQQHVPDNVQVQSVIVEGSPWEAIIKAAKKLDIDLIVMASHNKRKFADYVLGPNAEHVVHHSKMSVMIVR, from the coding sequence ATGTATAGCAAGATCCTGTTGCCGGTGGACCTCAACGAGGAGGCCTCCTGGAGCAAGGCGCTGCCCACGGCGCTGGCACTGTGCAAGAGCTTCGGTGCCTCGCTGCACGTGGTGACGGTGATGCCGGACTACCGCATGCCGCTGGTGGGGGCCTATTTCCCCGAGGACTTCGCCGCCAAGGCTCACCAGGAAGTGACCAAGGCACAGCACGAGTTCATCCAGCAGCACGTGCCGGACAACGTCCAGGTGCAGAGCGTGATCGTCGAAGGCTCGCCCTGGGAGGCGATCATCAAGGCCGCCAAGAAGCTCGACATCGACCTGATCGTGATGGCCTCCCACAACAAGCGCAAGTTCGCCGATTACGTGCTCGGTCCCAACGCCGAGCATGTGGTGCATCACAGCAAGATGTCGGTGATGATCGTGCGCTGA
- a CDS encoding DUF2189 domain-containing protein, which produces MCAAATKSGGKDSSQVRIRIRPIGMDKPRIWLAEGFADFRRATTVSLAYGLFWVGLSLAITAGAFVLGLWHWLLPLIAGFMFLGPLVAVGSYGISRALEAGREPTLGDAFGAWTGHVGSLAMMGVMMMIFFLAWIRLATLLFALFFGLGAPDPATLYATLLTTVEGLGMLAVGTAVGALLAFGAFAISVVAIPTLMDQDLTFMEGIEASIRAVAGNLRPMMLWAAIITGCVMVGVATFYIGLALILPVLGHASWHAYEDLVRIDTDEGDTRA; this is translated from the coding sequence ATGTGTGCAGCAGCCACGAAGAGCGGCGGTAAGGACAGTTCTCAGGTGCGAATCCGCATTCGTCCGATCGGCATGGACAAGCCTCGAATCTGGCTGGCCGAAGGGTTCGCCGACTTCCGGCGTGCCACGACGGTGAGTCTGGCCTACGGGCTGTTCTGGGTGGGGCTGAGCCTCGCCATCACCGCGGGGGCCTTCGTGCTGGGGCTGTGGCACTGGCTGCTGCCGCTGATCGCCGGTTTCATGTTCCTCGGTCCGCTGGTGGCGGTAGGCTCCTACGGCATCAGCCGGGCGCTGGAAGCCGGGCGCGAGCCGACCCTCGGCGACGCCTTCGGTGCCTGGACCGGCCATGTCGGCTCGCTGGCGATGATGGGCGTGATGATGATGATCTTCTTTCTCGCCTGGATCCGCCTCGCCACCCTGCTGTTCGCGCTGTTCTTCGGCCTCGGCGCCCCGGACCCGGCGACTCTCTACGCGACGCTGCTGACCACGGTGGAAGGGCTCGGCATGCTGGCCGTGGGGACGGCGGTCGGGGCGCTGCTGGCCTTCGGCGCCTTCGCCATCAGCGTGGTGGCCATTCCGACCCTGATGGACCAGGACCTGACCTTCATGGAGGGCATCGAGGCCAGCATCCGGGCGGTGGCCGGCAACCTGCGCCCGATGATGCTGTGGGCCGCCATCATCACCGGGTGCGTGATGGTCGGGGTGGCCACCTTCTATATCGGCCTGGCGCTGATCCTGCCGGTGCTCGGCCATGCCAGCTGGCACGCCTATGAGGACCTGGTGCGCATCGATACCGACGAGGGGGATACGCGGGCCTGA
- a CDS encoding oxidoreductase, translating into MRLRRLLPLILVLPWCLAATAAEPLPEPEGRVMLTVSGDITRTNGEGKARFDRAMLEALPSRIIETHTPWHEASARYEGPLGEAIFEAVGARGDQARVMALNGFEAEVPLSDFTRYGVILAMTRDGEPMPIRRFGPLFVLYPFDERPHLLNEETRFRSVWQVVRIEIH; encoded by the coding sequence ATGCGCCTTCGACGCCTGCTGCCCTTGATCCTGGTCCTGCCCTGGTGCCTGGCGGCGACCGCCGCCGAGCCCCTGCCCGAGCCCGAGGGGCGCGTGATGCTGACCGTCAGCGGCGACATCACGCGCACCAACGGCGAGGGCAAGGCGCGCTTCGATCGCGCCATGCTCGAGGCCCTGCCGTCCCGTATCATCGAGACTCACACCCCCTGGCACGAGGCGTCGGCCCGCTACGAAGGCCCGCTGGGCGAGGCGATATTCGAGGCGGTGGGCGCACGGGGCGACCAGGCCAGGGTGATGGCGCTGAACGGCTTCGAGGCCGAGGTGCCGCTCAGCGACTTCACCCGCTACGGCGTCATCCTGGCGATGACGCGCGACGGGGAGCCCATGCCGATCCGCCGCTTCGGCCCCCTGTTCGTGCTCTATCCCTTCGACGAACGCCCCCACCTGCTCAACGAGGAAACCCGCTTTCGCTCGGTGTGGCAGGTCGTGCGCATCGAGATCCACTGA